In one window of Fictibacillus phosphorivorans DNA:
- a CDS encoding YitT family protein yields the protein MHYKLQKSLFILVGLFLTAIGIKLLNIHTLTFGGTAGIATLVSFMTNWTWGILFLIVNLPFFILSIKKLGWNFSLLTFLCIILISAISDLMDYLTLPIISPIAAAIIAGSLIGIGVSFVLNSGASLGGIHILALYLEQKSNINRGISLFVTDFMIVSSAIVMFGFKNALISIISITVASFLTGRLKSTVKPTEVVYQTSEFEISSK from the coding sequence ATGCATTATAAACTACAGAAAAGCTTGTTTATACTAGTCGGATTGTTTTTAACAGCGATTGGGATAAAATTATTGAACATACACACGTTAACATTTGGCGGTACAGCAGGGATCGCTACACTCGTTTCATTTATGACGAATTGGACATGGGGCATTCTGTTTTTAATCGTCAATTTACCCTTCTTTATTCTATCGATTAAAAAACTGGGTTGGAATTTCTCACTGCTGACGTTCCTTTGTATCATACTCATATCTGCTATCTCAGATCTGATGGATTATCTTACACTTCCAATAATCTCACCGATCGCTGCTGCGATCATCGCAGGAAGTCTGATAGGTATAGGGGTTAGTTTTGTATTAAACTCAGGAGCATCACTAGGTGGTATACACATTCTCGCTCTATATTTAGAACAAAAATCTAATATTAATCGAGGAATCTCTTTGTTTGTTACAGATTTTATGATTGTATCATCTGCTATAGTCATGTTTGGATTTAAAAATGCGTTAATATCCATTATCTCAATCACTGTCGCTTCCTTCTTAACTGGAAGATTAAAAAGCACGGTTAAACCAACAGAAGTCGTTTACCAAACGTCTGAATTTGAAATCAGTTCTAAATGA
- the miaB gene encoding tRNA (N6-isopentenyl adenosine(37)-C2)-methylthiotransferase MiaB, whose product MDTTKDNQEVKTNNKERDYSQYFQSTYAPPSLKDAKKRGKEQVQILKDFSIPENLKNIGVGKKFYIRTYGCQMNEHDTEVMAGILNEMGYETTYSTEDADVILLNTCAIRENAENKVFGELGHLKHTKANNPNLLLGVCGCMSQEESVVNRILSTYPQVDMIFGTHNIHRLPQIIENALFSKEMVVEVWSKEGDIVENLPRKRKGNVKGWVNIMYGCDKFCTYCIVPYTRGKERSRYPQDIIEEVRQLAREGYKEVTLLGQNVNAYGKDFEDLEYGLGDLMDEIRKIDIPRLRFTTSHPRDFDDRLIEVLAKGGNIVDHVHLPVQHGNSDVLKLMARKYTREHYLELVNKIKAAMPNVALTTDIIVGFPNETEEQFQETLSLVKEVQYDAAYTFIYSPREGTPAAKMQDNVPMEVKRERLQRLNAMLNDISLEKNKAYVGKVVEVLVEGESKKNPDVLTGHTGSNKVVNFKAPKHLIGEIVKVQITDAKTWNLGGEWVEEKSEVVG is encoded by the coding sequence TTGGATACTACGAAAGACAATCAAGAAGTAAAGACGAATAATAAAGAAAGAGACTACTCACAATACTTTCAATCTACGTATGCACCGCCTTCTTTAAAAGACGCAAAAAAGCGTGGTAAAGAACAAGTTCAAATATTAAAAGATTTTTCGATTCCGGAAAATCTAAAAAATATTGGAGTTGGCAAAAAGTTTTATATTCGTACGTACGGTTGTCAGATGAACGAGCATGATACAGAAGTTATGGCAGGAATTCTGAATGAAATGGGTTATGAAACCACATATTCTACAGAGGATGCCGACGTGATCCTGCTTAATACATGTGCCATTCGAGAAAATGCAGAGAACAAAGTGTTTGGTGAACTAGGACATTTGAAACATACGAAAGCGAACAACCCTAATCTTCTGCTAGGGGTCTGTGGATGCATGTCACAAGAAGAGTCTGTTGTTAACCGTATACTTTCCACATACCCTCAAGTTGACATGATCTTTGGAACTCATAACATACATCGTCTGCCTCAAATTATTGAGAATGCATTATTCTCAAAAGAAATGGTGGTCGAAGTTTGGTCTAAAGAAGGAGATATCGTCGAGAACCTTCCTAGAAAGCGTAAAGGGAACGTTAAAGGCTGGGTCAACATTATGTACGGCTGCGACAAATTCTGTACATATTGCATCGTTCCTTACACACGAGGAAAAGAACGAAGTCGTTATCCGCAAGATATCATCGAAGAAGTAAGGCAGCTTGCAAGAGAAGGATATAAAGAAGTAACGCTCCTAGGTCAGAACGTGAATGCATACGGAAAAGATTTTGAAGATCTAGAGTATGGCCTAGGTGATCTAATGGATGAGATCCGTAAGATTGATATTCCTAGACTTCGTTTTACAACAAGTCACCCTCGCGATTTTGATGACCGATTGATTGAAGTTCTCGCTAAAGGTGGAAACATCGTAGATCATGTGCACTTGCCTGTCCAACACGGAAACAGCGATGTGCTCAAATTAATGGCTCGTAAATATACACGTGAGCATTATTTAGAACTTGTAAACAAGATCAAAGCTGCAATGCCGAATGTAGCATTAACTACGGATATTATTGTTGGGTTTCCGAATGAGACGGAAGAACAGTTCCAAGAGACGTTATCTCTTGTTAAAGAAGTGCAGTATGATGCTGCTTACACGTTTATCTATTCACCTCGTGAAGGCACTCCAGCTGCAAAGATGCAAGATAATGTTCCGATGGAAGTGAAACGAGAGCGTCTGCAGAGGCTAAACGCTATGCTGAATGATATTTCGTTAGAAAAGAACAAAGCATATGTTGGTAAAGTTGTGGAAGTGCTAGTTGAGGGAGAAAGTAAAAAGAATCCTGATGTACTAACAGGTCACACGGGTTCCAACAAAGTGGTAAACTTTAAAGCTCCTAAGCACTTAATAGGAGAAATTGTCAAAGTTCAGATTACCGATGCGAAAACATGGAACCTTGGCGGCGAATGGGTAGAAGAAAAATCAGAGGTGGTAGGCTAA
- a CDS encoding tyrosine-type recombinase/integrase, which produces MEEYPHLPEYADSYIVHLQKKDRTKSTIKRYYYDLLDFFAWVRVMKDNDDLHSIQHLDALTLNEYFLFLSEQREYQPATTKRVFTVIKSLFSFLHSRRKIVFNPFSDLELTLEENIQFSDDDFISDEEFKVLFQTLSSYEGLTEKQQKYRHLLIKRNEAILSLLYRYGITLQEITNIEMKHVHFTQQELTVINKKETRLISLDDDTHQLLYQYKEDIPESIRPRTYSSDRFFIAFDYQRGTYRFDYGKYEPKPLTVIAIQKMLRQEIRRSELRDGISSQHLRRTAILNLLKEGKSQEDVQLWFGLKSNLTLNRYEAYLETTKMKKVYSKAND; this is translated from the coding sequence ATGGAAGAATATCCACACTTACCCGAATATGCCGATTCATATATTGTTCACTTACAGAAAAAAGATCGAACGAAGAGCACGATTAAGAGATATTATTATGATCTTTTAGATTTTTTTGCATGGGTTAGAGTGATGAAGGATAACGACGATCTACATTCTATCCAGCACTTAGATGCTTTGACGTTAAATGAGTATTTTCTTTTTCTTTCTGAACAAAGAGAATATCAACCCGCTACAACCAAGCGGGTATTCACCGTTATCAAAAGTCTCTTTTCCTTCCTTCATTCTAGAAGGAAGATTGTGTTCAATCCTTTTTCTGACCTGGAACTAACTCTAGAAGAGAACATTCAATTTTCGGATGATGATTTTATTTCAGATGAGGAGTTTAAAGTCCTTTTTCAAACCCTTTCTTCTTACGAGGGTTTAACGGAAAAACAACAAAAATATAGACACCTCTTGATCAAAAGAAATGAAGCGATCCTTTCCCTTCTCTATCGTTATGGCATCACACTGCAGGAAATCACGAACATAGAAATGAAACATGTTCATTTCACGCAGCAAGAATTAACCGTAATCAACAAAAAAGAAACAAGACTGATCTCACTTGACGATGATACACATCAACTGTTATATCAATACAAAGAAGATATCCCTGAAAGCATCCGGCCAAGAACTTATTCTTCTGATCGTTTCTTTATCGCGTTTGATTATCAAAGAGGAACGTATCGGTTTGATTATGGAAAGTATGAGCCCAAACCGTTAACGGTTATCGCTATCCAGAAGATGCTTAGGCAAGAGATACGGCGCTCTGAACTCAGAGACGGAATCAGCTCTCAGCACTTAAGGAGAACAGCCATCTTAAACCTTTTAAAAGAAGGAAAATCTCAGGAAGATGTTCAATTATGGTTTGGATTGAAATCAAATCTCACTTTAAACCGCTACGAAGCTTATTTAGAAACAACTAAAATGAAAAAGGTATACTCAAAGGCAAACGACTAA
- the mutS gene encoding DNA mismatch repair protein MutS: MAQYTPMIQQYLSIKAAHQDAFLFFRLGDFYEMFFEDAVRASQILEITLTSRDGGSQDRIPMCGVPYHSSAGYIKTLVENGHKVAICEQVEDPKLSVGVVKREVIQIITPGTVIDDHLLQDRENNFLASIEKDNDTYGYVLCDLSTGELKGYTYDGNQLSFIQLLLSHGVKEIVGNQDLYDAWTNTVTQTGQASVSIQEEDSVDSQFDHLVQTISDPVLLRASGRLFHYLTHTQKRSFHHIKAVEFQQNDKRMKLDAFSKRNLELTESIRAKGKKGSLLWLLDATMTAMGARKLKQWVEEPLFVKETIEKRLQLVENLIGEFFIREEIKEQLKSVYDMERLIAKISYGNASPRDLVQLKRSLFSVPVLKEKIKGIQGKYALELHANMNEHKTLAHYLDSAIHDDAPIHIKEGGLIKAGYNEQLDQYKDASSNGKAWIASLEQQEKAASGIKSLKIGFNKIFGYYIEVTKSNLSQVPDRYERKQTLANAERYVTPELKEKERIILEAEEKISGLEYTLFLEVREYVKQFIPGLQELASAVSELDVMQSFAAISEQYRYVRPTVSEEGIVNIVNGRHPVVEKVMDAQEYVPNDIVLNKERNMLLITGPNMAGKSTYMRQLALTAVMMQIGCFVPAESAELPMFDQIFTRIGAADDLVGGQSTFMVEMLETNFALTSATENSLILLDEIGRGTSTYDGMALAQSIIEFIHEEIAAKTLFSTHYHELTVLEESLHSLKNVFVSAVEENGSLVFLHKVIDGQADKSFGIQVAELAELPEPVISRAKTILQTYENQEKREALPIQEVSATKEEDLQESQLSLFVEKEEKANRRDNKEQELIKELKSLNVLEMTPLDAMNALYKLQKKVR, translated from the coding sequence ATGGCTCAATATACTCCAATGATTCAACAATATTTATCAATCAAGGCAGCTCATCAGGATGCCTTTTTATTTTTCCGTCTAGGAGACTTTTATGAGATGTTCTTTGAAGATGCTGTTCGAGCTTCCCAAATCCTAGAGATCACATTAACAAGCAGAGATGGCGGCTCGCAAGACCGAATTCCGATGTGTGGGGTACCGTATCATTCATCAGCAGGTTATATCAAAACACTAGTAGAGAACGGACATAAAGTAGCAATCTGTGAACAAGTAGAAGATCCAAAACTATCTGTTGGGGTAGTGAAACGTGAAGTCATCCAGATTATTACACCAGGAACGGTTATTGATGACCATCTTCTTCAAGATAGAGAGAATAACTTTTTAGCATCCATTGAAAAAGATAACGATACATATGGTTACGTTCTTTGTGATCTTTCAACAGGTGAGTTGAAGGGTTATACATATGACGGAAATCAGTTATCATTCATACAACTGCTTTTAAGTCACGGTGTTAAAGAGATCGTTGGAAATCAAGATTTGTATGATGCCTGGACGAACACTGTAACACAGACAGGACAAGCCTCAGTTTCTATACAGGAAGAAGATTCTGTAGACAGTCAGTTTGATCATCTTGTTCAGACGATCTCTGATCCTGTTTTGTTACGTGCTTCAGGACGTTTGTTCCACTATCTGACGCATACGCAAAAGCGATCTTTTCACCATATAAAAGCGGTGGAATTTCAGCAGAACGATAAAAGGATGAAGCTTGATGCGTTTTCAAAACGCAACTTAGAATTAACAGAATCCATCCGAGCAAAAGGGAAAAAAGGTTCATTATTATGGCTGTTAGATGCCACGATGACAGCGATGGGCGCTAGAAAACTCAAACAATGGGTGGAAGAGCCGTTGTTCGTGAAAGAAACGATCGAGAAGCGTCTTCAGCTCGTTGAAAACTTAATCGGAGAATTCTTTATTCGTGAAGAGATCAAAGAACAATTAAAGTCTGTATATGATATGGAACGGTTGATAGCAAAAATTTCTTATGGAAATGCTAGTCCGAGAGATCTTGTTCAATTAAAAAGATCTTTGTTCAGTGTTCCGGTACTTAAAGAAAAAATCAAGGGTATCCAAGGGAAATATGCGCTTGAGCTTCATGCGAATATGAATGAACATAAAACACTCGCACACTATTTAGATTCTGCCATTCATGATGATGCACCTATCCATATTAAAGAGGGCGGACTCATTAAAGCGGGTTACAATGAGCAACTTGATCAATATAAAGATGCGAGCAGCAATGGTAAAGCATGGATTGCTTCTCTTGAGCAACAAGAAAAAGCAGCTTCAGGTATTAAGTCTTTAAAAATAGGTTTTAATAAGATTTTTGGATACTACATTGAGGTTACAAAATCTAATCTTTCGCAAGTGCCAGATCGTTATGAAAGAAAACAGACGCTCGCAAATGCTGAGAGATATGTTACTCCAGAACTGAAAGAGAAAGAAAGAATCATCTTAGAAGCGGAAGAGAAGATCTCTGGATTAGAATATACGCTTTTCTTAGAAGTAAGAGAATATGTAAAGCAGTTTATCCCTGGACTGCAAGAACTTGCATCAGCTGTTTCTGAACTGGATGTTATGCAGTCTTTTGCAGCGATCAGTGAGCAGTATCGTTATGTAAGACCGACTGTCTCAGAGGAAGGTATCGTAAATATTGTGAACGGGAGACATCCTGTTGTTGAGAAAGTAATGGATGCACAAGAATATGTACCGAACGATATTGTATTAAATAAAGAAAGAAACATGCTACTTATTACTGGACCGAACATGGCTGGTAAGAGTACGTATATGCGCCAGTTAGCACTTACGGCTGTTATGATGCAGATCGGTTGTTTTGTTCCAGCAGAGAGTGCTGAACTTCCAATGTTTGATCAGATCTTCACTCGTATTGGAGCGGCTGATGATCTAGTGGGCGGACAGAGTACGTTCATGGTGGAGATGCTAGAGACGAACTTTGCCTTAACGAGTGCTACTGAAAATAGTTTGATTCTTCTAGATGAGATCGGCAGAGGAACTTCTACGTATGATGGTATGGCATTAGCGCAATCCATCATTGAATTTATTCATGAAGAAATAGCTGCCAAAACACTCTTCTCTACTCATTATCATGAACTTACCGTCTTAGAAGAGTCTCTTCACTCACTAAAGAATGTCTTTGTAAGTGCGGTTGAAGAGAATGGCAGTCTTGTATTCCTGCATAAAGTCATTGACGGACAAGCAGATAAAAGTTTTGGTATACAAGTGGCAGAACTTGCTGAACTTCCAGAACCGGTGATCTCTAGAGCAAAAACGATCTTACAAACCTATGAAAACCAAGAAAAACGAGAAGCACTTCCTATTCAGGAAGTGTCGGCTACTAAGGAAGAGGATCTTCAAGAAAGTCAGCTAAGTCTTTTTGTTGAAAAAGAGGAGAAGGCGAATAGAAGAGACAATAAAGAGCAAGAGTTGATCAAAGAGTTAAAAAGCTTAAATGTTTTAGAGATGACGCCACTTGATGCGATGAACGCGCTCTATAAACTGCAAAAAAAAGTAAGATAA
- the cotE gene encoding outer spore coat protein CotE, protein MSRRVEQELTYREIITKAVCGKGRKFSQATHTIAPSHRPSSILGCWIINHAYKPKRNGEAVDVEGSYDINVWYSYNDNTRTEVVTETIHFVDKVDLSVRDKNALGNQYEVTCRALQEPNTLEATISPNGNKVIVQVEREFVCEIIGETKVCVYVNPDGFDDVEARDWEYDVEDENFEDLDPNFLIGDLEE, encoded by the coding sequence ATGTCAAGACGCGTAGAACAAGAGCTGACTTACAGAGAAATCATCACAAAAGCGGTCTGTGGCAAAGGGAGAAAATTCTCTCAGGCAACGCATACCATTGCACCGAGTCATCGTCCGAGCAGCATTTTAGGGTGCTGGATTATCAACCATGCATATAAACCAAAGCGGAATGGTGAAGCGGTTGACGTAGAAGGAAGCTATGATATCAACGTATGGTATTCATACAATGATAATACGCGAACAGAAGTCGTAACAGAGACCATTCATTTTGTAGACAAAGTGGATCTTAGTGTAAGAGATAAGAATGCGTTAGGCAATCAATATGAAGTTACGTGCCGGGCACTTCAAGAACCTAACACGTTAGAAGCGACGATCTCTCCGAACGGAAATAAGGTAATCGTTCAAGTAGAAAGAGAGTTTGTTTGTGAAATTATAGGGGAAACAAAAGTCTGTGTATATGTGAACCCGGATGGTTTTGATGATGTAGAGGCAAGAGATTGGGAATATGATGTGGAAGATGAGAATTTTGAAGACCTTGATCCGAACTTTTTAATAGGTGATTTGGAAGAATAA
- the miaA gene encoding tRNA (adenosine(37)-N6)-dimethylallyltransferase MiaA, producing MKEKLVVIVGPTAVGKTKTSIELAKALDGEIISGDSMQIYRGLDIGTAKITEEEKEGIPHYLIDIKDPTESFSVAEFQKLARERITEINQKGKVPILVGGTGLYVRAVTHHYEFSEATRNNQLRDELQRKSEVDGSEALHAELSKVDPERAKEIHPNNVQRVIRALEIYYTTGNAPSTEQGKNRSDEESLYQLALVGLTMDRERLYKRINERVDQMVQLGVLNEARMLFEQDITNSLAAKAIGYKEFFPYLSGESTLEEAITLLKRNSRRYAKRQYTWFQNQMDVEWFSMDKDPFHKKFQEIQHFVEGKLEISENV from the coding sequence ATGAAGGAAAAATTAGTAGTGATCGTAGGCCCAACAGCTGTTGGAAAAACAAAAACCAGTATCGAACTGGCTAAAGCGCTCGATGGTGAGATCATAAGCGGCGATTCTATGCAGATCTATAGAGGTCTTGACATCGGAACGGCAAAGATTACTGAGGAAGAAAAAGAAGGCATACCTCATTATTTGATCGATATTAAAGATCCAACAGAATCATTTTCAGTTGCTGAGTTTCAGAAGCTGGCGAGAGAACGAATAACAGAAATTAATCAAAAAGGTAAGGTTCCGATACTTGTAGGTGGAACAGGGTTATACGTTAGAGCAGTCACACATCACTATGAATTCTCTGAAGCAACCCGGAATAACCAGTTGAGAGACGAACTTCAACGTAAGTCAGAGGTTGACGGTTCAGAGGCATTGCATGCAGAACTGTCCAAAGTCGATCCAGAGCGTGCAAAAGAGATTCATCCGAACAATGTACAGCGAGTGATAAGAGCGCTTGAAATCTATTACACGACAGGGAATGCCCCCTCTACAGAACAAGGAAAGAATAGAAGTGATGAAGAATCACTCTATCAATTAGCTTTAGTTGGTTTGACGATGGATCGAGAGCGATTATACAAGCGCATAAATGAAAGAGTAGACCAAATGGTTCAGCTTGGCGTACTAAACGAAGCAAGAATGCTTTTCGAACAAGACATAACGAACAGTCTGGCCGCTAAAGCGATAGGCTACAAAGAGTTTTTTCCCTATCTTTCAGGGGAAAGTACGTTAGAAGAAGCGATCACTTTGTTAAAAAGAAACTCTAGGCGATATGCAAAAAGACAATACACATGGTTTCAAAATCAGATGGATGTAGAATGGTTCAGCATGGACAAGGATCCCTTTCACAAAAAATTTCAAGAAATTCAGCACTTTGTTGAAGGGAAATTAGAAATTTCCGAGAATGTATAA
- the hfq gene encoding RNA chaperone Hfq produces the protein MKQSINLQDHYLNQLRRENIYVTVYLLNGFQLKGLVKGFDNFTVVLEAEGKQHLIYKHAISTFTPHRNVDLSSANTNE, from the coding sequence ATGAAGCAATCAATCAATTTACAGGATCATTACTTAAACCAGTTACGTCGCGAAAACATTTATGTGACCGTATATTTGCTGAATGGTTTTCAGCTTAAAGGTTTAGTGAAGGGGTTTGACAACTTTACGGTTGTATTAGAGGCAGAAGGAAAACAGCACCTCATTTACAAGCATGCCATTTCAACGTTTACCCCACACCGAAATGTCGATTTGTCTTCTGCAAATACAAATGAATAA
- a CDS encoding YhcN/YlaJ family sporulation lipoprotein, translating into MWKLGMLVLSSALIFTGCSGKTGSGDETLDTEQVKYDTSERKPNTQIDSPLVVEKSDEVHQSKDLVQLAEKVNGVDKAYVIVSGIYTLVGIVPFEPVAPGKENNQLRKAVYNGLKGNAHGRNAAITTDPDKIEQIKRLGNTASHSKHDSKSGVYNELGILIGKIKPLNGQLKSTERQDMHEEDKPIRNDLYE; encoded by the coding sequence ATGTGGAAATTAGGAATGCTCGTCTTATCTTCAGCTCTTATCTTCACCGGTTGCTCAGGTAAAACGGGTTCGGGAGATGAAACCCTTGATACTGAGCAAGTAAAATATGATACATCAGAACGAAAGCCAAATACACAGATTGACTCACCGTTAGTTGTTGAAAAGTCTGATGAAGTTCACCAATCAAAGGACCTTGTTCAGCTTGCAGAAAAAGTCAACGGTGTGGATAAGGCGTATGTGATAGTAAGTGGTATCTATACGTTAGTGGGGATCGTTCCATTTGAGCCAGTTGCACCTGGTAAAGAAAACAACCAACTGCGAAAAGCTGTTTATAACGGATTAAAAGGAAATGCACATGGGAGAAATGCAGCCATTACCACTGATCCAGATAAAATTGAGCAAATCAAAAGGTTAGGAAACACGGCCTCACATAGCAAACATGATTCAAAAAGTGGCGTATATAATGAGCTTGGAATTCTAATCGGAAAAATAAAACCATTAAATGGGCAGTTGAAATCGACCGAGAGGCAAGATATGCATGAAGAGGATAAACCCATTCGAAACGATCTTTACGAATAA
- the mutL gene encoding DNA mismatch repair endonuclease MutL: MGKIVQLDEHLSNKIAAGEVVERPASVVKELVENSIDANATRIEIEVEEGGLSLIRVLDNGDGIEPEDCVLAFNRHATSKIKSEQDLIHIRTMGFRGEALPSISSVSQVELKSSTGRGPGAYLFIENGKIVKQQQTNSRKGTDLTVRNLFYNTPARLKHVKTIQTELGTISDLVNRLALANPEVSFRLKHNGKELLHTSGNGNLLQIIASVYGIQTAKNMIPVSFSSLDYEVTGYIAKPEINRASRQYMSFFMNARYIKNYALSKAVQNAYHTFLPIGRFPIAVLSVKMDPTIIDVNVHPSKHEARLSKEAELVQLVENELRKVIRNQQLIPDVQFKKKEQRENDREEQRSFTFDYQRNKEDVQTDVTVDIETEQREKHSSMISDDAEPSFIRETSHEVDEVIEGVEDVLPNFEWNETPVTKEDDHQQTHATVDKIPVMYPIGQMHGTYIIAQNENGLYLIDQHAAQERIKYEYFRKKVGQVDREVQLLAVPYTFEYTASESAFLESHLETLGEVGLFLETFGQNTFIVREHPQWFPKGYEREIMLDIIQQVLDHRKTDIEKLREDAAIMMSCKGSIKANHHLRNDEIFALLESLRTSEDPYTCPHGRPITIHLSTYELEKMFKRVM; the protein is encoded by the coding sequence ATGGGCAAAATTGTACAGCTAGATGAACATCTTTCCAATAAGATCGCTGCTGGTGAAGTTGTTGAACGCCCAGCCTCTGTTGTTAAAGAACTTGTTGAGAATTCGATCGATGCGAACGCGACGAGAATAGAGATCGAAGTTGAAGAAGGTGGGTTATCACTCATTCGTGTTCTCGATAACGGGGATGGAATCGAGCCGGAAGATTGCGTGCTCGCTTTTAACCGTCATGCGACGAGTAAGATTAAAAGTGAGCAAGATTTAATCCATATCCGTACCATGGGCTTTAGAGGAGAAGCATTACCGAGTATCTCTTCTGTCTCTCAAGTAGAACTTAAATCATCAACAGGTAGGGGACCGGGTGCATATCTGTTTATTGAGAACGGTAAAATCGTAAAACAGCAACAGACAAATAGCAGAAAAGGGACGGATCTAACTGTTCGTAACTTGTTCTATAACACACCAGCTAGATTAAAGCATGTTAAGACCATCCAGACAGAATTAGGGACGATCAGTGATCTAGTCAACAGACTTGCTCTTGCTAACCCAGAAGTTTCTTTTCGCTTAAAACATAACGGAAAAGAGCTTTTACACACTTCTGGTAACGGAAATTTGCTGCAGATCATCGCTTCTGTTTATGGGATACAAACTGCCAAAAATATGATCCCAGTCTCTTTTTCTTCGTTAGATTATGAAGTAACGGGCTATATAGCAAAACCTGAAATAAACCGAGCGTCCCGTCAGTATATGTCGTTCTTTATGAACGCTAGATATATAAAGAACTATGCATTATCAAAAGCTGTACAGAATGCTTATCACACTTTCCTGCCGATCGGACGTTTTCCGATCGCAGTTCTATCCGTTAAGATGGACCCTACAATTATAGATGTGAACGTACATCCATCAAAACATGAAGCAAGGTTGAGTAAAGAAGCCGAACTCGTACAGCTCGTTGAGAACGAGCTCAGAAAAGTGATCAGAAATCAGCAGTTGATCCCAGATGTTCAGTTTAAGAAAAAAGAACAAAGAGAGAACGATCGAGAAGAACAGCGTTCATTTACTTTTGATTACCAAAGAAACAAAGAAGACGTTCAAACGGATGTAACAGTAGATATAGAGACAGAACAAAGAGAAAAACATTCTAGTATGATTTCTGATGATGCTGAACCTTCTTTTATAAGAGAGACTTCTCATGAAGTAGATGAGGTTATAGAGGGTGTGGAGGATGTACTACCAAATTTTGAATGGAATGAAACACCAGTAACGAAAGAGGATGACCATCAACAGACGCATGCAACTGTTGATAAAATTCCGGTCATGTATCCGATCGGACAGATGCACGGAACATATATCATTGCTCAAAATGAGAACGGATTGTACCTCATCGATCAACACGCTGCACAAGAACGTATTAAATATGAGTATTTCAGAAAAAAAGTGGGACAAGTGGATCGAGAAGTCCAACTGTTGGCCGTCCCATATACGTTTGAGTATACAGCGAGTGAATCTGCTTTTTTAGAGAGTCACTTAGAGACTCTCGGTGAAGTGGGTCTGTTTTTAGAAACGTTTGGACAGAATACGTTTATCGTAAGAGAGCATCCACAGTGGTTTCCGAAAGGATATGAAAGAGAAATCATGCTGGATATCATCCAGCAGGTACTCGATCATAGAAAGACCGATATTGAAAAATTAAGAGAAGATGCAGCGATCATGATGTCGTGTAAAGGATCCATAAAAGCTAACCATCATTTAAGGAACGATGAGATCTTTGCGTTGTTAGAATCTTTAAGAACATCTGAAGATCCTTATACGTGTCCACACGGCAGACCGATAACGATTCATCTATCAACATATGAACTTGAGAAGATGTTCAAAAGAGTGATGTAG
- a CDS encoding RicAFT regulatory complex protein RicA family protein → MSTYTKEEILGKAKELAKMIATTDEVDFFKKAEAQINTNSNVARLMGQIKNLQKQAVNLQHYQKHEASREVEEKIDALMAELDSIPVVQEFKQSQSDVNDILQMVSHTISNKVTDEIIESTGGDLLKGTTGSQEGCSPGGCGCH, encoded by the coding sequence ATGAGCACATATACAAAAGAAGAAATCTTGGGAAAAGCAAAAGAACTTGCAAAAATGATCGCAACAACTGATGAAGTTGATTTTTTTAAAAAAGCAGAAGCTCAGATCAATACGAATTCAAATGTAGCAAGATTGATGGGACAGATTAAGAATCTGCAAAAACAAGCTGTCAATCTTCAACATTATCAAAAGCATGAAGCATCAAGAGAAGTAGAAGAAAAGATCGATGCTCTGATGGCTGAGCTTGATAGTATTCCAGTTGTGCAAGAGTTCAAACAATCACAAAGCGATGTGAATGATATCTTACAGATGGTTTCACATACGATCTCAAACAAAGTTACAGATGAGATCATTGAATCAACAGGGGGAGACCTTTTAAAAGGAACAACAGGTTCTCAAGAAGGATGTTCTCCAGGCGGCTGCGGCTGTCACTAA